The Parcubacteria group bacterium genome includes the window GACGTGGAAGATTCGCTGGAACCGCAGATGCTGTCCCCGCACGTGTCGGTCCTGCACGCCGTAGGGCAGCCCGTGCTGCTGTAGGTACAGCCACTCGGGCACTTTGAATAGGAGCACGAGTAGGAGCCCGTGTTGTTGTTGTACGCGTTGATGGGGCACACCCCGCCGGAAGAGAGGCAGCTCGCCGGGCACCCGGTTGAATCGTAGTTGCACCCATTCGGGCATGCCTTGTAGTTGCACGTGGTTCCGGTGGTCTGGTTGTTGTACTGGTTCGCCGGGCACGAAGGGGCGGTGTAGCAGCCCGTGGTACAGCCGGTTGAATCATAGCTGCACCCTGACGGGCACTTCTTGTAACTGCACGAGTAGCCGCTGGTATAGTCGTTAAACTCAGTTGCCGGGCACGAAGTTGTTGTGCCGGACTTGCAGTCGCTCGGGCAGGACGACGTGGTTTCTCCGCTTCCGCAGAATCCATTGCCGCATGTCTCCTTTACTTCTACTTCACTGGCGCCAGAACAATCCGGAATGCCGAAGTTCCTCCAGTCTCCGTCATCCCCTGCGTTGGATTTCCAGGAAAAATTCGCTTTTGGAACCTTGGTGCACTGCGCGGCAACGCCTGCGATGAAGCTTATGTACTCGCTGTCCGTGCGGTTCAAAATGTATGAGGTTTCAGTTTGGCCGTCGCTGAACTTCCAGGTCTTGCTCACCCAATTCTTGCTGCCCGGGTCTTCTGGGGCTTTCTCCGGGGCTGTGCACTTGCCCAGGAACTGGTCGTAATAATCCCCCGGGGCGCAGGTTGGGGAGCAACCCTTGGCGCAGCCAAAATTATCGTACAAGCAGTAGCTTGAGCCGCTACACGAGGGCGTGCACGAGAGCGGGCAGTTGCCCACCACCGAACTGTCCTGCCTGCAGTACCCACTGTCGTCCCACACCCAGCCGCGCTCGCACGAGCCCTTGCTTGGTGGTACGTAATCACTGCTGTTCAGGCACTTCTTGATCTGCTGTGCCCAGAACTGGCCCTTGGCGCACTCCTGGATAAAGGTTCCGCACTGCCCAAAGTATTTAACCGCAACGCCGCGAGCGCGCGCCTTGCAGTCATTGTCATAGGTGGCGTTGTCGCTGCCGCACACCGGACTGTAGACATCCGGGCAACCAGTTCTTCCCGTTGACTGGATGCACTCGCCGAATCGGGCGCACCCCTGCGAATCTTTGACAATGTCGCGCACCTGCCCCTCGGGACACCCGAGCGGCGATTGCGCCGAAAGGTCCGGGCAAATGGCTACCTGCTGTATGCACGAGGGCTGGCCGCAGGGATCCCCGGGCCGGGGTGGAACAGGCTGTTCTCCGGGATTGCACGCCCGCGGCGGATTGTAAACCGCCGGACAGATGAGCGTCTGTTCGCAATACCCTCGGCTTGAGTTCCACCGCTCAAAAGGACCGCACTGCGCAAAACCAACCGGTGGACGGTAGTAGGGGTCAACCGCGCACGAAGTTCCATTCCAGTACTGGCCAGCTGCGCATGAAACACTCGCCAAGTCAATCTCATTTTGGTACACGCACTGGTTGCGCCCCTGGTCAAAAAAGCCGCCCGGGCCGCAATCCTTGAACGTGTGTTCAACCGTTGCCCACTCGCACCCCCGAACCCCGGGGTTCGCCGTACAGTACTGCTCGCACTGCTCCGGGGTAGTGCACTTGCCGGCCAGGGGGTTGTTCTCTTTGAAATCTTTCCGCTCCCGCTCAATGCGGTTGCGCTCCCGCACCAAGTCGTCCGCCAGGCGCTCTTTTTCGTGCCGCGCCTCCTGCTCCAAAAACGTCAGCTGTATCTGGCGGCACGCGCTGTCGCACCAGGGGTCATTTTGCATGCGAGCCTCAAAAATCCGCTTGCGCTCGCCAAACACCTCGTCAGACCGCGATACCTGATTATTGATTTTTTCTTCCCACAGCGCCTTTCGGGTTCCAAAGTCTTCCCAGGAAATATCGTTGAGCTTCTCAAAAAATGCCTCCTCTTCCTGGCGCTGGACACGGTCCACCTGGAAGTTCACCTCCCGCTCTTCATAGTCCAGCGCGGCCCGCGCAATCTCCCGCTCGCGCTCAAACTTCTGCTGTTCAACCTTGCGGACCTTGAACTGCAAGGCATCCTGGAATCCGCTGTCGCGGGCCCTGATGTCGTTGATGACGAACTCCGGCACGTCAAAGAACCGCTCGTGGAACCGGTCAAACGCTGCCGGCTCGGAAACGTCCTGCATGAACACTTTGTATTGTTCCGTGTTCTTGCGCACGAATTGGTCCTGGAACTCATCTCCAAACTGCAGATCCGCAAGAATCGCCATGTCAGAGGGATCCAGGGTTGCCACCTGGTTCAAAAACCGGTCCCCTTGCCGGCGATACTGGCTCTCAAACTGCTGGGTCATGGCCTGCTCTATCTGGTCCAAGAACTCCCGCTTTGCCGGGTCGGCTTGAACATCCTGTTCAAGGGAAGCAATCAGCTTAAAGGTCTTTGGAGAGGGATTGTTCAAAAAGTCGTCAGAGAGTTTTTGAAACCTCGCTGCCTGGTCCTGGGACTCGGCATCCTTAAACCGCTGCTTGAACGCGTCAACCGAACGGCTGTGCACCCCCTCAACGAGCTTGAATTCCTCCGAATCGGCGCTCATGCGGTTCTTAAACTCATCAAGCACAACCAAGTCCGCAACATCGTCGGTATCAAAAGACCGAAAGAACCGGTCAGAAACCTCGGGGTCGTCAATAAGGGAGAGCTTGTCCTCAAACTTGCGGACCGCAATTTCCTTGGCCTCTTCTATCTTTGCGAGGATGTCGTCCGAAATGCCGCTTGACCGCTTGATTTCTTCCAGGATCCCGAGGAGCCGCGTTTCATCAATGGCCGCGTGCTCCAGGTACTGGGAAAACTTCTGGCCGCGCACGGCCTCGGGAATGTTCTGGATGCGGATCTCAAACTTTTGGATGGTGTTCTTTTTGGCCTGCGCAATCGCGTCTTTAACCGTAGCCGGAGCGCTGTCCCGCATGGCCTCAAGGATTTCCAAATTCTTAAGCTCCTTAAACTCGGACCCGGCCTGCTTGTCAAAGGCGCGCGTCATGCGGACGCGGACCTGATCCGGCTCATCTTCCACTCCGGCCAAGAGCTCGGTAAAATTTCCAATGGTTTTTTCCTTGGCGTCCGAAACATGCGCCACCACCTGCTCAAGCCCGGCATCCGGCTCCTCGCCCGTATCCCGCGCAAGCTGGCGCGCTTTGACTGCCTCGTCCGAAATGTCCTCCAGCACCTGCCGGTGCTTGATCTGCTTGTCCGCCACCTCGTCCAGCACGCGCTCCACCTCAAGCGGGTTGTCGGCCTTGGCGCTCTTGAGACGGGCCGTGGTCGCCCGCACATCCTCAAACTTCTTCTCAAACCGATCAATGGCGCGGTTCAGCGCGCCCGGATCCACTTGCGAAACACCTCGCTCATCAACCATCTGCTTGACCTCGGAAAGCTCCTGGTTCGCGTGCTTGAACTTAAGCTCCGCGTCCGCGACCGAGTCAAAAGTGAACGCCTCCTGGATGCCCCAGCCAAAACGCTTGAACACGTGCAGAGGGTTATCAGGCAGGATGCGCGCCTCGCTGGTTCCCAAATCTTGAAGGCTGACACTGAAGTCCTGCACCACCTCAAGCGGAGGCTCATTTGACTGGGCTGCGGTCTGGGTAGCGCCGTCAGAAACCGGTTCTTGAGTTGCAGATTCAGCATCGCCCGCAGCCTGGTCCTGTACTGCTTGGTCTTGCGCCCCCGCAATCCCAACAAACAAAAAAGCCGCTGACAACGCGGCTACGAAAACAGACAACAACGAAAATCGTGTTGTTTGGCGGTTTAAGCGTACACTACAATATGTGCCAACCCCCATGTGTTTTATTTTTGATTTCTTTTAGGTTGTGAGTGAAGAGGTACACTACTATTACACCACATGCGCGGTGTTTGCACAAATGGAGTTGTGGATAACTACGCCTGGGGACTTTTGACCTCAATCGGCAGTGTAAATGTAAACATACTCCCCTTGCCCTCGCCCTCTGATTCGGCCCAGACGCGGCCGCCGTGCGCTTCTATAATTTTTTTGGCGATGAAAAGCCCTCTTCCGGACCCACCGGAAAATTTTGACAAAAAACCAACACGGAATTTTCATTAACTCGGCAAGAGAAATTTAACAATCAACGACCTCGGGCAGCAATGTCCAAGGTCGTTTTTTACAGCGTCTTTATCACTCCTTCAATTTTCTCTCGATCGGCCGTATTAAAATGACAGGTATCAATAAAGTGAGTATATTTTCCCGGCTCAACAGACAGCTCTCCAGCTACATACCGTTGCAATGCCACGAACTCATTCATATTCATGAGCAGCTTTCCATAACAATCACTGGCACGCATATGTACGTGAATATCAAGCTTTCCGTCAATAATCTGAAACCATAGGATCTGTAAGCAAGGAGCTATGGATCCATGAATATCCACTTCTTGTTTCCAAATAGAGGCTTGCGCTCGTTTTCCGTTTGGTTTTTCTCTGAGATATTCAATAACATTTTGAATTTGATTTGGCTCACTGTCAAACAGGCGTTTGCGATATATCTTGGTCCAGTCATGGGTTACTTGATCTGCATGCTCACCTGTCAGTAAGTAGTGGCTAATAGTATCTACCTGGCCTTTCGGCATACCAAAACGAATATCAAACAAATCTTGAATCGCATCTTCTACCTCAATAATCATCGCTTCATCGCGGAATATTTCGTCATTCTCCGTGGCGCGGCCATTGTTATACAAGTCTTTCATGGCTTTTCGCCATGCCTGGCTGATAGTTGCTGTTTTTATGGTAAGCATTATACTGAATTCATAGTTGGTTAGGCAGTACTGCGTCCATGCCAGGGGCTAGCGGAACTCTTTTTAGTATACAACCTCTGGCGCGGAAAGGAAATCACACAATGGAGCCATATATCGGTATCACCGGATTTACCACAAGGAAACAAACGGTGGTGATTGCCGACGGACTCTCGGCTGGTACTATTACGTTCCTTGATCCTTTGACCATGCATTCCTCTAAGTTAAGTATTGATGCCGAAAGTCGGCTGCGGACCGCAGATGATGAGCTCGATATAGAACGCTGTCGTGCGTATATAATTCAATCATTGAAATTTTTTAGCAGATTTGGTGCGGCCACTCTTATTCCACCGCAATCGGCAACGTAAATGTGAACATGGAGCCCTTGCCCTCGCCCTCTGATTCGGCCCAGACGCGGCCGCCGTGCGCTTCTATAATTTTTTTGGCGATGAAAAGCCCGAGGCCCGATCCGCCGGTGTGAATGCGCGTGGTTGCCTCTGCGCGCGTGAACTTCTGGAACAGCCTGTCCATTTCAATGGGGTCAATGCCCATTCCCGAATCCCGCACCTCAAACGTGATGAGCGACTTTGAGCGCGCAAGCCGCACGTTGACCCATCCGGTATCAGTGTACTTGATGGCATTGTCCACCAGGTTCATCATCACGTCGTGGATCTTGTCCCTATCAAGGCTCATCGCGGGCAAAGGCCCATCCGGCTTCTGCACCGTAAGCTCTAATCCCTTGGTCTTTGCCTGATGCTGCAAGTCCCCAACCACCTCATCCACGATCTCCTCAAACCGGACGCTTGACTTGGTGAGTTCCAGCCTGCCCGTCTCAATGCGCGACACGTTCAAAAACACGTCAATGAGGCGCGTGAGCCGGTCCGAGGAGCGGAAAATGCGCTCCAATTCTCCGCGCTGTTCCGGAGTGAGTACTCCGTAATCGCCATCCAAAAACATGGACACATAGCCCTTGATGCCGGTGAGCGGAGTGCGCAATTGGTGCGCGGCGATGGAGAGGAACTCGGATTTTGACTGGTCCAGCTGCTTTAAGTGGGCGTTTGCAACCTGCAGTTCCGCGGTCGCATCATCCACTTCTTTCTTGAGTTTGACCGCGAACTGCTGGGCTTCGTCGTAGAGCTTGGTGCGGCCCAAGGCGGTCGCCATCTGCGGGGCAAGCACGTCAAACGCATCAATAAGTTGCCTATCAAAAATATCTTTGGAAAGTTTTGGCCCCAATGCCACGATGGCAACCAGATTCCCCTCAACCATCACGCGCCGCGCAAGCGAAATGTCCAAGCCGTGGAGTTCATCAACAAGGAGCCCAATCCGCGCGTACTCGCCCTTGGTCGGAGCCTCGTTCTGCTCAAGCTCAACCTCTTCGGCCACGAGCACCGGCTCGCTTGAGAGCGCGGAAACGAGCGTTGAACCGGCCGCAATGGCGCCCGTATCCCCGGCAAGCAGGGCATACCCGCCGCTCGCCTCATCCAGGATGTAGACGCGCGCGTGGCGCACCTTGAGCCGCTCTTGAAGCATCATGGACACCGCGCGCACCAAACCCTCCTGGCTCACCTCCTCGGAAATGGACAGGCCCATGTCGCGCAAGAGCTTCTGGTAATCCGGCTGGCCGCGGAAAAAAATGTTCGCCGTGATTGTGGCAAATAGCCGATCAAACGGGTCGTGTAAAAAGATGACTAAGAGCGCGAGCACGCCCCCCACCAAGAGCGACTGCGTGCTGAATAGGTCCCTGCCGAACGCGCCGAACGCGAAGAGTACAATCTGCACGAACACGAACGACGTTGCGAACGAAAACGCGTACTGCAGCAGGCGGCTCGCGACCAGCCGAATGCTCATAAGCTTGTACCGCACAATGGCAATGGCGATGAACGTAATCAAGAAGAGCGTAAACAAAGGCCCGAGCCAGATGTAGCGGTAGTCGCCGACCAAGGGCAAGATGAGGTTCGTGGTTGCGCCGCCTGCGGTGGTGATGAGCGTGCCCAAGAGCACGTACCGAATCTGCAGCTTCCGGATGCCGATGGACTCTCTGCCTTTGCGCCAGAGCAAAAAGAACGCAATGCCCATGTACATGATAAAGTACACAGTGTACACTACATACCCCCACCCAAGTATCACATCCTTGCCCCAGGGCTGGATGAACAGGGCCTCAATGTGGAGCGGGGTGAAGACCATGATGCAGATGGCGAGGAACGGAACTCCGAGGGCCGCCTCGGAGAGGCGCGAGATGGGGTTCTTGGCGTACGGGAACGCGCGCGCAAACAGCAGGAACACGTATGCGATGAATGCCGCGGAAATGTAGTAGAGCCGGGCCCAGTTGAGGGCGTGCGAGAGCGTATCCGTGCTCTCAAAAAACGCCAATCCGAGCGACCAGCCGAAGATGCCCAAGGTTACCAGGCCGAATGCTACGTTGATGCGGCTCCTCGCGAGGCGCGCGAAAATCAAAAACCCAAGGACAAGGTTGAGCCCTCCAAACACCAGCAAAACTATGTCCCTGGGGTCAAACGCCATAGGCTAGGTTTTTTTTGACGAGAGCACCAGCGCCTGGTTCGCAAACGAGTATGCGGTCCGGGTGCTTGAAAATCCGGCTTCAGAAAGCAGCTCAACAAACCGCGCTTCCGGCAAAAACTGGTACTCGCCCTTTTTCCCTTTTTTTTGTATCTTGAGCGCGTACCGCAGGATCGCCGGGCCGTAGAAGAGGTTGTAGTACTTGCGCGGATCAAAAATTTCGCGCCACGAAGCCGCGAACACTCTGGCGAAGTTGACCCGGTATTTTGGCGTGCTCCACACGAACTGTCCGCCAGGCTTGAGGATGCGGCGCACTTCGCGGAAGATGGCGCGCAAAGACTCTATGCCCTTATTGCCCTCGTGCTCCTCAATGTAGGTTAACACCAGGCTTGCGGTTACTCCATCAAACGAATTATCTGCAAACGGCAGGCGTTTTGAGAGGTTATGTTTGACTAAGGTGATGTGGTGCTCGCTCGGCGCGGGCTCAAGCGCGGGAAGGCGCTTGCGGAGATGCTCAAGCATTACGTCCGTGAGGTCCAGAGCCACAATCTCTTTAACGCGGCCACCTGACTTATTCCAAATGAGGTCAACTAAGGCACCGGAGCCGGTTCCCAAATCAAGCCACCGCTCCCCAGGTTTCGGGTCTATGTATTCTGCTATCTGTTTGAGCAGTTTTTTGTACGGAGTTGCATCCTCAAGGTACGGATAGATTGACCCATACTTGGGCCCCCAAAACTGTTCGTCTGTGGTGAGATGTTGTTGTGTAGCCATGCGTTGATTATACTAAAAATACCTCTTTTGGGCAAAATAAAACGCCCGCCTCCCCAGGTGAGAAGCGAGCGGCCTCGATAGATAGATAGAAGCATCCTCATCGGTCAAGCGAGCAATTGCGCGTCAAGGCGCCTGGCTTCCTTCTTGAAAAATGCCTTGATGGTTTTCCAGTTTGCATCAAAGTAGGTCTCTGGCATGGGGTCATTCTCCGCATCATCAAAGTACGCAAGGCTCTTGATGAAGTGCGGAACGTTGTGCTCCTGATCGGGATACTGGTTCGGGACGCGCTTGAGAACGCCAATGAGCGGCTCCCGATGCTTCGCGTACCAGTACAAATCAACAAAATCCCGCTTGCGGCCGCGCTGGGAAAGGGCAATGATTTTCATGACCGCAATGTCTTCCGGAACCAGCATGCGCACGTTGCCGCATGCGACGAGCCGAGGCGACGGGCGGAAAAAGGGATAGGCGATAAAACTCATTTTCACGCCTTTCAGCGTTCCGTAGAGCGTTCCGTTTTCCTGGTACGTAGTTTTCCACTGTTCAGTTGCGACAAGCGACCGCTCCAGCAAGGCTTTATTGAACTCGGCGTACGGGATGAAGAAATCAAGATCAACGGATTTCCGGTGCCCGACCTGCAGCGCGAGCGCGGTGCCGCCAGCGAGGTACCAGTCTGTGTTTTTGAGCAGCGGCAACTCGGCGAGGTACAAAAATGCCCGCCCGGTTGCGCGGGGGAGCGCATCAAGATGCAAATCATCGGGATTGGCTTTTTCTACCGAAAGACGAGCGACCATAGTGATCGTGATTTATCGTGAAGCACACGCGATTTTTTAACAACCTTACTGATTCGCCTTGGCGTGTAGTATCGCCGCATCCATTTGACTTCGTTTGTCCTGCCAAAATCCAAAATCCGCTCAATGATGTAGGTTGAGTGCTTCTTGGGATCAATCTTTTTGGGGTCAACGTCCCAGAACAAAGACTGCCTGAATGCGATGACCGGCTTTTGGCGTTTCGCCTTGCTGGTTTTCTTTTTTATAACCGGCATATACATTCAGTATAACACAAAATAGAGCTCTCTGCAAAGGTTTTCAAGGGAATGGCGCTGTGCTCCATCCTTAGGCTGTTACTTATCGCTCTCAAGACGCGCCTTTAGCAAAAAAATGGTTTCCGAGCGGAGTTTTGCCCGGGCCCAGTCTTTCTGGCTCTCAGTCAAAAATTCGCCGAGGCCGTCCAAGATGCTCCGATTGTTCATGCGCTCCAAGAGCTCAATGCACTTCTGCGCCGTTTCCGCGTACGGCATGCCTGCTCTCTTTTCCACGATCTTTCTGTTAATCGGCCAGTTGTTTTTTGCAAAAAAATACACGTCAAAAACATCCCGGCTCGTTTTGCCGAGGCGCTCGTACAAAGCCATGAGCTTATTGGCAAACATATCTTCGGCAACCTGCACCAGCATGGAGATGCCGAGCAGCGTTTTGAGTTCATAACGGGAACCGAATGTCCTGCGGTTGACCTCAATCTTTATGTTTTGGGCCCTGGCATCGTAGGAAAGAATGATGATTGCGCTGTAGCGCTTGAGCCGCGACTCCCGTATGTCGCCGTAGCCGCGGGCAATCGTTTCCAGTTTCTCAAATACTTCTTTTTCTTTGCGTTCGTCCAAGAGATCAAAATCAAGATCAACCGAATAACGGTTCAAATGGTAAAACAGGAGCGCCGCGGTTCCGCCTTTAAAGCCGAGGTGCGGGGCAATGGCTGTGTCAGTGTATATGTCCTTGAGCATCCGGAGCTGTATGTTTTTGTGTTTTGAATAATCAAATGCCATAGGTTATGCGGCGCTCTTGCAGTGTTTGAAATATTCGGCAACCTTCTTTGCCATGCTCTTGTTGTTGTAGATGGGCAAAATCTCAAAAACCCTATCCCAGTCCAAGGGATCCAAATGATCAAAGTGGTACTCTTTGCTTGCATACACCCGGTCTAAAAATGCCCTCTCTTTTTCGGCAATGGCGTAGCCTGCGGCATGGTCAATGCCGATGGTATTGGACAGCACATAATCTTTCATCCGTATGAATGCGATTTTTTGATCACCCACGCGTATCTCTCTTGAAACGTATGACGCGACAAAAATAGTATCGTAATACTGGAACGTAATGCCGACGCGAGCCAAAACAGTCTCAAAGCTGACATACGAGGGCGTGTAGATCCTTGTCGCCAGTTCAAATGCGTCATACTTTTTATCTTTGGCATACAAGCCGCGGCGCACCCTAACCAGTTTTCCTGCCGCAACGTATTTATTCAACCGCGCGCTGATGGCGCTCTCTTTTTCCTCGCCCCACAACAAAGCGGCATCTTTGGTGGAAAAGACGGTCCTGGGTGATCTTAACAAAATCCCCAAGTATTCCCCTTTTTTAGGTTTTTTATCCATTTTTGTACTGGAAATTACCTTAAAAGTAATTTACAGTTCATATAGTAACATAAATCAATATCAAAAGCAAGTGTGCCGCATCTAAAATTCAAGAAAAATCAAAACAAGGTTCCGGCTTTGGCCGACCCTCCTGCTTCGGCATGCGCCCAGGCCGCGAGGAAGCGGTTCAAAAATTCCTGGGACCCGTCCCGGTCTTCCAAAAACTGCGAGAGCACCAGGGCTACGGAAATGACGATGTGGTACTCCTCCATGCCGCGCTGTTTGGCTTTTGCCCAGGCCGGGTGCAGGGTGTTGACGGTAAGCACATCATCAATGATGCGGCCCAACGCCATGTCCGGAGCATCCACCATGTCCGCCAGCTCAATGGCAAGTCCGCTGGTCCTGGCGCGGATTTCGCGCTTTTTGGCTGCATCCGCAACGCCAAAAGGCGGCCTGCTTTTCCCTGCATCCTGGCCGGAAGCGCCGTGGCGGCCGCCTGCTTTTTCCTCTGAAGCGCCCGATTGTTCTTCCTCTCCTAGCACAGCTTTCTTGGACGCGGCTTGGGGCTTCTCTTTTCTGCCAAGCGTTTTTGCGCGCCCGGCGCCGATGAGGCCTTCCAACTCCGGGAAATCGCCAAGCAAGCCATCTAGCGCGCCGCTGATGACGCGCCGGAGCGGCCTGACCAGCTGTTCCGGAGACGCGGATGCGGACGGCGCGCGCTCCCCCAGGCGCTCCAGAATCAGCACCACTGCCTCTTGCACGGCCTTGCGGAATTTGTAGTATTTTTTTAAGGACCCGGAATCAGTCAAAAAATCATTCTTGTTGGTGGTAAGAATTTCCGACAGCCCGGGAATCTCCACGACCCCGGAAAGGCTGTCCGCGTGGCTGGGAATGATCCCCAGCCACTCCCAGCCGCCCTTGATGATTTTGCCGAACGTGGAAACGTACAGCCCGGCCGGCAGGGACGTGGCAATGATTTTTTTGCCCAAAAAATTCTCCAGCCAATTTCCCTGCATGTCGGTTTTGGCCAGAAACCCGATGCCGGCCGGACGCCGGGTTTTGCCAACGCTCACCTTGAACCAGTGCTGAAGCGCGTCCTGCCCGGACTCCGGCAGTTCAATCTTTTTTCCGTTGATAAAAAAATAAATAGGCTTTTTGTAGAAATAACGCAGGAACTCGGCGTGCATGGTCTGGTTCAGCAGAGGATAAAAATGCCTGATAACGGTGCGCCGCACAAAATCCGGCTTGAGAAGATGCGACTGGCTGTCGCTGAAATGCATGCTGACCGAAGTGCCGCGGGGTCCGGAAACAGCGCCCGAAAAAGACACGAATTTCCACGGCGCCCGGTACGCATTTGACAGGCGCCACTCGGTTGCGCACCGCGAACCATACCCGCCCTTGCTCTCGGTAACCACCCGCTCGGCCAAAAGCAAGGAGAGCTTTGCTCCCACGCCGGCGAATCCGATGCCCGCGCCCCGGCGCTTGGCCGTGGACGCGATATTGTGGTACTCCCGCAGAACAGAACGCTTCATGCCTTGGCCGTCGTCCGCGCACCGCAGAACTTTGCTGTCGGCGTCAACCGAAAAATGAATGGAGCTGGCCTTGCTGTCCAGCGCGTTTGCGATAAGCTCGGTTACAATAACCTCTTCCAGGGACGAAGCGTACGCGTCCCGGATATCCTCCAGAAGGTGTTTTAGATTGACGCGGGTTTCGTTGGGCATACGGCGCGCGGTCCCAATTCAAGAGAGGTGCGTAAGAATCTGCTTCTGAAATTCCTCCAGTTCCCCTATCCGGGTGGTGAGAATCTCGTACACCTTTTTCCGGTCAATCGTGCCGTACTCGTGCACCAGAATATTGCGCAGACCCACCATCTTCGTAAGCGCATCCGCCAGAGATTCAGAAATAATGCCCTGGCCGCGCAAAAGCGAGACAGCCTC containing:
- a CDS encoding nucleotidyl transferase AbiEii/AbiGii toxin family protein, translating into MVARLSVEKANPDDLHLDALPRATGRAFLYLAELPLLKNTDWYLAGGTALALQVGHRKSVDLDFFIPYAEFNKALLERSLVATEQWKTTYQENGTLYGTLKGVKMSFIAYPFFRPSPRLVACGNVRMLVPEDIAVMKIIALSQRGRKRDFVDLYWYAKHREPLIGVLKRVPNQYPDQEHNVPHFIKSLAYFDDAENDPMPETYFDANWKTIKAFFKKEARRLDAQLLA
- a CDS encoding nucleotidyl transferase AbiEii/AbiGii toxin family protein, with protein sequence MAFDYSKHKNIQLRMLKDIYTDTAIAPHLGFKGGTAALLFYHLNRYSVDLDFDLLDERKEKEVFEKLETIARGYGDIRESRLKRYSAIIILSYDARAQNIKIEVNRRTFGSRYELKTLLGISMLVQVAEDMFANKLMALYERLGKTSRDVFDVYFFAKNNWPINRKIVEKRAGMPYAETAQKCIELLERMNNRSILDGLGEFLTESQKDWARAKLRSETIFLLKARLESDK
- a CDS encoding class I SAM-dependent methyltransferase, which encodes MATQQHLTTDEQFWGPKYGSIYPYLEDATPYKKLLKQIAEYIDPKPGERWLDLGTGSGALVDLIWNKSGGRVKEIVALDLTDVMLEHLRKRLPALEPAPSEHHITLVKHNLSKRLPFADNSFDGVTASLVLTYIEEHEGNKGIESLRAIFREVRRILKPGGQFVWSTPKYRVNFARVFAASWREIFDPRKYYNLFYGPAILRYALKIQKKGKKGEYQFLPEARFVELLSEAGFSSTRTAYSFANQALVLSSKKT
- a CDS encoding ATP-binding protein, with translation MPNETRVNLKHLLEDIRDAYASSLEEVIVTELIANALDSKASSIHFSVDADSKVLRCADDGQGMKRSVLREYHNIASTAKRRGAGIGFAGVGAKLSLLLAERVVTESKGGYGSRCATEWRLSNAYRAPWKFVSFSGAVSGPRGTSVSMHFSDSQSHLLKPDFVRRTVIRHFYPLLNQTMHAEFLRYFYKKPIYFFINGKKIELPESGQDALQHWFKVSVGKTRRPAGIGFLAKTDMQGNWLENFLGKKIIATSLPAGLYVSTFGKIIKGGWEWLGIIPSHADSLSGVVEIPGLSEILTTNKNDFLTDSGSLKKYYKFRKAVQEAVVLILERLGERAPSASASPEQLVRPLRRVISGALDGLLGDFPELEGLIGAGRAKTLGRKEKPQAASKKAVLGEEEQSGASEEKAGGRHGASGQDAGKSRPPFGVADAAKKREIRARTSGLAIELADMVDAPDMALGRIIDDVLTVNTLHPAWAKAKQRGMEEYHIVISVALVLSQFLEDRDGSQEFLNRFLAAWAHAEAGGSAKAGTLF
- a CDS encoding type IV toxin-antitoxin system AbiEi family antitoxin domain-containing protein; translated protein: MDKKPKKGEYLGILLRSPRTVFSTKDAALLWGEEKESAISARLNKYVAAGKLVRVRRGLYAKDKKYDAFELATRIYTPSYVSFETVLARVGITFQYYDTIFVASYVSREIRVGDQKIAFIRMKDYVLSNTIGIDHAAGYAIAEKERAFLDRVYASKEYHFDHLDPLDWDRVFEILPIYNNKSMAKKVAEYFKHCKSAA